The following proteins are co-located in the Camelina sativa cultivar DH55 chromosome 12, Cs, whole genome shotgun sequence genome:
- the LOC104732489 gene encoding bifunctional purple acid phosphatase 26 — protein MMNRLLILSVLLSSVLFHGGDAGITSSFIRSEWPAVDIPLDHHVFKVPKGYNAPQQVHITQGDYDGKAVIVSWVTPDEPGSGKVHYGTVQGKYEFTAEGTYSNYTFYKYKSGFVHHCLVYGLEYDTKYYYKIESGESSREFWFVTPPHVHPDASYKFGIIGDMGQTFNSLSTLEHYMQSGAQAVLFLGDLSYADRYQYNDVGVRWDSWGRFVERSTAYQPWLWSAGNHEVDYMPYMGEVTPFKNYLQRYTTPYLASKSSNPLWYAVRRASAHIIVLSSYSPFVKYTPQWHWLSEELKRVDREKTPWLIVLMHVPLYNTNEAHYMEGESMRAAFEKWFVEHKVDVIFAGHVHAYERSYRISNVRYNVSSGDRFPVPDKSAPVYITVGDGGNQEGLAARFREPQPDYSAFREASYGHSTLEIKNRTHAIYHWNRNDDGKKVATDEFVLHNQYWGNNIRRRKLKKHYIKSIVADRIAN, from the exons ATGATGAATCGTTTGCTGATACTCTCTGTGTTGTTGAGCTCAGTCTTGTTTCACGGAGGAGATGCTGGAATCACAAGTAGTTTCATCCGATCCGAATGGCCCGCCGTTGATATCCCACTTGACCATCATGTTTTCAAAGTACCAAAAGGGTATAATGCTCCACAACAAGTGCATATAACTCAAGGTGATTATGATGGTAAAGCTGTTATCGTCTCATGGGTGACACCTGATGAGCCTGGTTCGGGTAAAGTACATTACGGTACGGTTCAAGGGAAATATGAGTTTACTGCTGAAGGGACATACTCAAACTACACGTTTTACAAATACAAATCTGGGTTTGTTCATCACTGCCTTGTATATGGCCTTGAG TATGATACAAAATACTATTACAAGATCGAAAGTGGTGAATCTTCTCGGGAGTTTTGGTTTGTTACACCACCACATGTACATCCAGATGCTTCCTACAAGTTTGGTATTATAG GCGATATGGGCCAAACATTCAACTCGTTATCTACACTGGAACACTATATGCAGAGTGGAGCTCAAGCTGTCTTATTTCTTGGAGATCTTTCTTATGCTGACAGATATCAGTATAACGACGTTGGTGTGAGATGGGACAGCTGGGGTCGTTTTGTGGAGCGTAGTACCGCTTATCAACCGTGGCTCTGGTCTGCAGGAAATCATGAAGTTGATTACATGCCATACATG GGGGAAGTGACACCTTTCAAGAACTACCTTCAGCGTTACACTACGCCTTACTTAGCCTCAAAAAGTAGCAATCCTCTCTGGTACGCTGTTAGGCGTGCATCAGCTCACATCATTGTCCTCTCCAGCTATTCACCATTTG TGAAGTATACCCCGCAATGGCACTGGCTTAGTGAAGAGCTTAAAAGAGTTGACAGGGAGAAAACTCCTTGGCTAATTGTTCTGATGCATGTCCCACTTTACAACACTAATGAAGCACACTACATGGAGGGTGAAAGCATGCGAGCAGCCTTTGAGAAGTGGTTTGTCGAACACAAAGTTGATGTAATCTTTGCTGGGCATGTTCATGCCTACGAGAGATCG TACCGAATATCGAATGTGCGGTATAACGTGTCAAGCGGAGATCGTTTCCCAGTTCCAGATAAATCGGCTCCAGTTTATATCACAGTTGGAGATGGAGGAAATCAAGAAGGTCTGGCGGCAAG GTTTAGGGAACCACAGCCGGATTATTCTGCATTTCGAGAAGCTAGCTACGGACACTCTACCCTGGAGATAAAGAACCGAACACACGCCATATACCACTGGAACCGCAATGATGATGGGAAGAAAGTAGCAACGGATGAATTTGTGTTACACAACCAGTACTG GGGAAATAATATTCGACGGAGAAAGCTTAAGAAGCACTATATCAAGAGTATTGTGGCTGACAGGATTGCCAATTGA